One stretch of Pseudoramibacter sp. DNA includes these proteins:
- a CDS encoding lysozyme family protein, producing the protein MTKHKKQKLRKGPKAAIVVMIVIVAVMALWHYGSLEYLLDNSALHGKLTTRHVRQYRPTIKKYTKRCGISKFEPVVEAIMMQETKGYGTDPMQASESALNTYYSKNPNSIQDPKYSVRVGVEHFADCLKAAGCTSPSQRAKLMLALQGYNFGNNYVQWALKRYGGYSEANAKVFSERMKAQLHWSAYGDPSYAKKVMAYYDYNRIPRRQNSSKK; encoded by the coding sequence TTGACAAAACATAAAAAACAAAAACTGAGAAAGGGGCCTAAAGCCGCCATTGTCGTCATGATCGTCATCGTGGCCGTCATGGCGCTGTGGCATTACGGCTCCCTGGAGTATCTGTTAGACAACAGCGCCCTCCACGGCAAGCTCACCACCCGGCACGTCCGGCAGTACCGGCCGACCATCAAGAAATACACCAAGCGCTGCGGCATTTCCAAATTCGAACCGGTCGTCGAAGCGATCATGATGCAGGAAACCAAGGGCTACGGCACCGACCCGATGCAGGCCAGCGAATCGGCCCTGAACACCTACTACAGCAAAAACCCCAACAGCATCCAGGACCCAAAATATTCTGTCCGAGTCGGGGTTGAACATTTCGCTGACTGCCTCAAAGCCGCGGGCTGCACGTCCCCGTCCCAGAGAGCTAAACTCATGCTGGCCCTCCAGGGCTACAACTTCGGCAACAACTACGTCCAATGGGCTCTGAAGCGCTACGGCGGCTACTCCGAGGCCAACGCGAAGGTGTTCAGTGAGCGGATGAAAGCTCAGCTCCACTGGAGCGCCTACGGCGACCCCAGCTACGCGAAAAAAGTCATGGCCTACTACGACTACAACCGCATTCCAAGACGGCAAAATTCTTCAAAAAAATAG
- the larC gene encoding nickel pincer cofactor biosynthesis protein LarC: MRRQLYFECSSGISGDMAVAAMLDLGADPGVLKAALDSLPLSGFHAVIGRRPCSGIDACDFDVQLDAPYETHDHDMAYLYGDDEAAGHHHHHDHNHDHDGPTHHHDHEHHHHHSHRTLAEVKAILSEADLSDGARALANRIFDHLAAAEAKAHGTDADHVHFHEVGAVDSIVDITAAAVCFDDLKTRLGFTGVLFPAITEGHGKVRCAHGWMPVPVPAVVHLAEQHELPLKLTNLMGERITPTGAAIASAVMTGKQLPETFTIVKSGIGAGKRTYTDCANILRVFLIEDEGDADDVLQIEANLDDSTGEILGHAVNRLLSAGALDVTLTPVTMKKNRPGTVLTVLCKAADADQLEDLIFAETTTIGLRHFPVSRKVLPRKIETADTPYGPAKVKVTEHLGKKRGIPEYDSVAALAKAHGLAFPDAYAAVLSAWQAQA; encoded by the coding sequence ATGCGCAGACAGCTTTATTTTGAATGCAGTTCCGGCATTTCCGGAGACATGGCCGTGGCCGCCATGCTCGATCTCGGAGCCGACCCCGGGGTTTTGAAGGCCGCTTTGGACAGCCTGCCCCTGTCGGGTTTTCACGCCGTCATCGGCCGGCGCCCGTGTTCGGGCATCGACGCCTGCGATTTCGACGTGCAGCTCGACGCCCCTTACGAAACCCACGACCACGACATGGCCTACCTTTACGGCGATGACGAAGCCGCCGGCCATCACCATCATCATGATCACAACCACGATCATGACGGCCCTACACACCATCATGATCACGAACATCATCACCACCACAGCCACCGCACTTTGGCGGAAGTGAAGGCCATTTTATCCGAGGCTGATTTAAGTGACGGCGCCCGGGCCCTGGCGAACCGCATCTTCGACCATTTGGCCGCTGCCGAAGCCAAAGCCCACGGCACCGACGCCGACCACGTCCACTTCCACGAAGTGGGGGCTGTGGATTCCATCGTCGACATCACCGCCGCGGCGGTGTGCTTCGACGACCTCAAAACCCGCCTGGGCTTTACCGGCGTTTTATTCCCGGCGATCACCGAAGGCCACGGCAAAGTGCGCTGCGCCCACGGCTGGATGCCCGTGCCGGTGCCCGCCGTCGTCCACCTCGCCGAACAGCATGAGCTGCCCTTGAAACTCACGAATCTCATGGGGGAACGGATCACGCCCACCGGGGCGGCCATCGCCTCGGCGGTGATGACGGGAAAACAACTTCCTGAAACTTTTACGATCGTCAAAAGCGGGATCGGCGCCGGCAAGCGCACCTACACCGACTGTGCCAATATCCTGCGGGTCTTTCTCATCGAAGACGAAGGGGACGCTGACGATGTGCTGCAAATCGAAGCGAACCTCGACGACAGCACCGGGGAAATCCTCGGCCACGCCGTGAACCGTCTGCTTTCCGCCGGCGCGCTGGACGTCACCCTGACCCCGGTGACCATGAAGAAGAACCGCCCGGGCACAGTGCTCACGGTGCTGTGCAAAGCGGCGGATGCAGACCAGCTTGAAGACCTGATCTTCGCCGAAACCACGACCATCGGCCTGCGCCATTTCCCGGTCAGCCGCAAGGTGCTGCCCCGGAAAATCGAAACCGCCGACACCCCTTACGGGCCGGCGAAGGTCAAAGTGACCGAACACCTGGGGAAAAAGCGGGGGATTCCCGAATACGACTCGGTCGCGGCCCTGGCGAAAGCCCACGGTCTGGCTTTCCCCGACGCTTACGCCGCGGTGCTTTCGGCGTGGCAGGCTCAGGCATGA
- the ftsH gene encoding ATP-dependent zinc metalloprotease FtsH: protein MKEVKTPKRPMIFYYLLVLFIIIAFNMLATPLMRQRTVKSVNYNTFMSMTQKKNIGDVEIQDQQIVFTNKARTQTYKTGKMEDPQLTERLYNAGASFKKNVSSATNPFVSFLLNWVLPIAIFILLGRWLNRRLINQMSGGANSMSFGIGKSNAKVYVPSEAGIHFSDVAGEDEAKENLSEIVEYLHNPKKYAAIGATMPKGVLLVGPPGTGKTMLAKAVAGEANVPFFSISGSEFVEMFVGMGASKVRDLFRQAKEKAPCIVFIDEIDAIGQKRAGGKFTGSNDEREQTLNQLLTEMDGFEENNGVVILAATNRPESLDPALTRPGRFDRRVPVNLPDLKGREAILKVHAKKVRTMPGIDYNAIARMAVGASGAELANIVNEAALRAVRDHRQAVNQSDLEESVEVVIAGYQKKNAILSPKEKKIVAYHETGHALVAALQTQSAPVQKITIIPRTSGALGYTMQVEEGEKNLMSKEELTEKIVTLTGGRAAEEVAIGSVSTGASNDIEQATKMARAMITRYGMSDTFDMVALETVENAYLGGDTSLACSADTQKVIDEKVVDLVKRSHQKAVDLLKANRKVLDELAMYLYDKETITGEEFMNFLSRYQSDGALTDAEQL, encoded by the coding sequence ATGAAAGAAGTCAAAACACCAAAACGTCCGATGATTTTTTACTATCTGCTGGTGCTCTTCATCATCATCGCCTTCAACATGCTGGCGACGCCCCTGATGCGTCAGCGGACGGTCAAAAGCGTGAACTACAACACGTTCATGTCGATGACCCAGAAAAAGAACATCGGCGATGTGGAAATCCAGGATCAGCAGATCGTGTTTACGAATAAAGCCCGGACCCAGACCTATAAGACCGGCAAAATGGAAGATCCCCAGCTGACCGAACGACTGTACAACGCCGGGGCCAGCTTCAAGAAAAACGTCAGCTCGGCGACGAACCCGTTCGTGTCGTTTCTGCTGAACTGGGTGCTGCCCATTGCGATCTTCATCCTTCTTGGTCGCTGGCTCAACCGCAGGCTCATCAACCAGATGAGCGGCGGCGCCAACTCCATGAGCTTCGGCATCGGCAAGAGCAACGCCAAAGTGTACGTCCCGTCTGAAGCGGGGATTCACTTCTCCGACGTCGCCGGTGAAGATGAAGCTAAGGAAAATCTGTCGGAAATCGTGGAATATCTCCACAACCCGAAAAAATACGCCGCCATCGGCGCGACCATGCCCAAGGGCGTGCTCCTCGTGGGCCCTCCAGGCACCGGGAAAACCATGCTGGCCAAAGCCGTAGCCGGGGAAGCCAACGTGCCGTTTTTCTCGATTTCCGGCTCGGAATTCGTGGAAATGTTCGTCGGGATGGGCGCCTCCAAGGTGCGGGATCTGTTTCGCCAAGCGAAGGAAAAGGCGCCGTGCATCGTCTTCATCGACGAAATCGACGCCATCGGCCAGAAGCGCGCCGGGGGCAAGTTCACCGGCTCCAACGATGAACGGGAACAGACCCTGAACCAGCTCCTCACCGAAATGGACGGCTTCGAAGAAAACAACGGCGTTGTCATTCTCGCGGCGACGAACCGGCCGGAATCCTTAGACCCGGCCCTGACCCGTCCGGGGCGCTTTGACCGCCGCGTGCCGGTCAACCTGCCGGACCTCAAAGGCCGGGAAGCCATTTTGAAAGTCCACGCCAAGAAAGTCCGGACGATGCCGGGCATCGACTACAACGCCATCGCCCGCATGGCCGTGGGTGCCTCCGGGGCGGAACTGGCCAACATCGTCAACGAAGCAGCCCTGCGGGCCGTCCGGGACCACCGCCAGGCGGTCAACCAGTCTGACCTCGAAGAAAGCGTCGAAGTGGTCATCGCCGGCTATCAGAAGAAAAACGCCATTCTGTCGCCGAAAGAAAAGAAGATCGTCGCCTATCACGAAACCGGCCACGCGCTGGTGGCGGCCCTTCAGACCCAGTCGGCGCCGGTGCAGAAAATCACCATCATCCCGAGAACGTCCGGGGCGCTGGGCTACACCATGCAGGTGGAAGAAGGGGAAAAGAACCTCATGTCCAAAGAAGAGCTCACGGAAAAAATCGTGACCCTCACCGGGGGCCGGGCGGCGGAAGAAGTCGCCATCGGATCGGTGTCCACCGGGGCGTCCAACGACATCGAACAGGCCACGAAGATGGCCCGGGCCATGATCACCCGCTACGGCATGAGCGACACCTTCGACATGGTCGCGCTGGAAACCGTTGAAAACGCCTACCTCGGCGGCGACACCTCCCTGGCCTGTTCCGCCGACACCCAGAAGGTCATCGACGAAAAAGTTGTGGACCTTGTCAAACGCTCCCACCAGAAAGCCGTGGATCTCCTCAAGGCCAACCGCAAGGTGCTGGACGAACTGGCGATGTATCTGTACGACAAAGAAACCATCACCGGAGAAGAATTCATGAACTTCCTGTCCCGCTATCAAAGCGACGGCGCCCTCACCGACGCGGAACAGCTGTAA
- a CDS encoding secondary thiamine-phosphate synthase enzyme YjbQ gives MKIIKKQIRTTAHTQMLDVTAAVNDAVKNAGVKSGLAVVWVPHTTAAVTVNENADPDVKSDISREINKIVPWEDGYRHVEGNSAAHLKASLFGASETLLIEDGRLALGTWQDVYFAEFDGPRTREIWIKIFPDDPA, from the coding sequence ATGAAAATCATCAAGAAACAAATCCGCACCACCGCCCACACCCAGATGCTCGACGTGACGGCGGCGGTGAATGACGCAGTGAAAAACGCCGGCGTTAAAAGCGGCCTGGCTGTGGTCTGGGTCCCCCACACCACGGCGGCTGTGACCGTCAACGAAAACGCCGACCCCGACGTGAAAAGCGATATTTCCCGGGAAATAAACAAAATCGTTCCGTGGGAAGACGGCTACCGCCACGTCGAAGGCAACTCCGCGGCCCATTTGAAGGCCAGCCTTTTCGGCGCCTCAGAAACCCTGCTCATCGAAGACGGCAGGCTCGCTCTGGGCACCTGGCAGGACGTGTATTTCGCCGAATTCGACGGCCCCCGGACCCGGGAAATCTGGATCAAGATCTTTCCGGACGACCCGGCGTGA
- a CDS encoding ArsR/SmtB family transcription factor, whose protein sequence is MSEQSKMNEVCVREMAKFYKVLGDETRIKILYALSQKERCVSDLVDILDMSQSSVSHQLRILRDNGQVRTRRDGRNIFYSLDDQHVLDIFQEALQHIVHRMEEGKIRR, encoded by the coding sequence ATGTCAGAACAGTCAAAAATGAACGAAGTGTGCGTTCGGGAAATGGCGAAATTCTACAAAGTCCTTGGGGATGAAACCCGGATCAAGATTTTGTACGCCCTGTCCCAGAAAGAACGCTGTGTCAGCGATCTCGTGGACATTCTGGACATGAGTCAGTCCTCGGTCTCCCACCAGCTGCGCATTCTCCGGGACAACGGCCAGGTCCGCACCCGGCGGGACGGCCGGAACATTTTCTATTCCCTGGACGATCAGCACGTCCTGGACATTTTCCAGGAAGCCCTCCAGCACATCGTGCACCGGATGGAAGAAGGCAAAATCAGAAGGTAA
- a CDS encoding ferredoxin--NADP reductase — MKLYPAKVQKIIKETSDTYSYILDIPEGYAWTAGQHALWRFQDYEVSGDEKPGRVFTIASAPGDGFLMFTTRIAEPHSNFKDILLNQIKPGDVMLVANPLGSYTFHDGTDRALVIAGGIGITPIRSLLKDMADKQDTSKKVTVLYSDDRGEFAYGDFWNAVQQTLPNLDLHLIDDRNAFTEKTEAYAKQNGSDAEYLIAGSPGMNKAFAETLKGLGVAEDRIVTDDFRGY, encoded by the coding sequence ATGAAACTCTATCCAGCCAAAGTTCAAAAAATCATCAAAGAAACCAGCGATACGTACAGCTATATCCTGGATATTCCTGAAGGCTACGCCTGGACGGCGGGGCAGCACGCCCTGTGGCGCTTCCAGGATTACGAAGTCAGCGGCGATGAAAAACCCGGCCGGGTCTTCACGATTGCATCCGCGCCGGGGGACGGCTTTCTCATGTTCACGACCCGGATCGCAGAACCCCACTCCAATTTCAAGGACATTCTGCTGAACCAGATCAAGCCCGGAGACGTCATGCTCGTGGCCAACCCGCTGGGCAGCTACACCTTCCACGACGGGACGGACCGCGCCCTGGTCATCGCCGGGGGCATCGGCATCACCCCGATCCGTTCGCTCTTGAAAGACATGGCGGACAAGCAGGACACCTCGAAAAAGGTCACAGTGCTCTACTCTGACGACCGGGGCGAATTCGCCTATGGGGATTTCTGGAACGCCGTTCAGCAGACCCTGCCGAATCTGGACCTCCACCTCATTGACGACCGGAACGCCTTCACCGAAAAAACCGAAGCCTACGCGAAACAGAACGGCAGCGATGCCGAATACCTCATCGCCGGCTCTCCGGGAATGAACAAGGCTTTCGCCGAAACCCTGAAGGGCCTCGGCGTCGCAGAAGACCGGATCGTCACCGACGATTTCCGGGGGTATTGA
- a CDS encoding 5'-methylthioadenosine/adenosylhomocysteine nucleosidase produces MSSKPAKVIGGIVLGAGAAVGAGVGLIKGLHKAIQNNNSTMPLYGIICPMEEEMAPFLEAMDVRQTSVISGLTFTEGSLCGQSVVLVQCGVGKVNAAVCAQALCSHFPIDALINVGVAGTTQADIHQGDLVASTDAVQHDFDITVRGFAPGEIPDLPEWDFKASTALLDLAARAYELCKDDMDGAAFHVGRIASGDQFIAGGPRADAIHNTFDPAAVEMEGAAVAQAAALNDVPFLILRAISDNADANAPTLTYDEFLPLAIRHSFTLVCKMLTLIKENDKLSLG; encoded by the coding sequence ATGAGCAGCAAACCAGCTAAAGTGATCGGCGGGATCGTCCTCGGGGCCGGCGCGGCCGTCGGCGCCGGGGTCGGTCTCATCAAAGGCCTCCACAAGGCCATTCAGAACAACAACAGCACCATGCCCCTCTACGGCATCATCTGCCCGATGGAAGAGGAAATGGCGCCTTTTCTCGAAGCCATGGACGTGCGCCAGACCTCGGTGATTTCCGGGCTGACCTTCACCGAAGGCAGTCTGTGCGGCCAGTCCGTCGTCCTCGTCCAGTGCGGGGTGGGGAAGGTCAACGCGGCGGTCTGTGCCCAGGCCCTGTGCTCCCATTTTCCCATTGACGCCCTGATCAACGTCGGCGTCGCCGGCACCACCCAGGCGGACATTCACCAGGGGGACCTCGTGGCTTCCACCGACGCGGTTCAGCACGATTTCGACATCACCGTCCGGGGCTTCGCTCCCGGGGAAATCCCTGACCTGCCCGAATGGGACTTCAAGGCGTCCACAGCCTTGTTGGATCTGGCGGCCCGGGCCTACGAGCTGTGCAAAGACGACATGGACGGCGCGGCCTTCCACGTGGGGCGCATCGCCAGCGGCGACCAGTTCATCGCCGGGGGTCCCCGGGCCGACGCGATTCACAACACCTTTGATCCGGCGGCGGTCGAAATGGAAGGGGCAGCGGTTGCCCAGGCGGCGGCCCTCAACGACGTGCCGTTCCTGATTCTCCGGGCCATTTCCGACAACGCCGACGCCAACGCGCCGACATTGACCTATGACGAATTTCTGCCCCTGGCGATCCGCCACAGCTTCACCCTTGTGTGCAAAATGCTGACCTTAATCAAAGAGAACGACAAGCTGTCTTTAGGCTGA
- a CDS encoding NYN domain-containing protein, translating into MENRQHEEMGVEELRFAILIDGDNISAKYIEGILNEMANYGVATYKRIYGDWTSPGSAKWRDELLAKSITPIQQFANVTGKNATDSALIIDAMDILYGGMVDGFCIVSSDSDFTRLASRLRESGMRVIGMGEEKTPQSFRNACTKFIRLENILDTYEQDIGDEPEEAASETSGKRHRTSRKSLENTIATIITENANKGKTTGLGEVGSRLNNKYPDFDVRDYGYSLLSKFLEESSRFTVNKTGRSQTVALAEENDTERQVTAFIVKKVKAAGKAGIELGYLGNLVHAAFPGFSWKDKGYSKFSKFVQHIRSVNIVDDTHGGRAVCRKSKQEKK; encoded by the coding sequence ATGGAAAACAGACAGCACGAAGAAATGGGCGTCGAAGAGCTGCGCTTCGCGATCCTCATCGACGGCGACAACATTTCGGCCAAGTATATCGAAGGCATTCTCAACGAAATGGCCAATTACGGCGTCGCGACCTACAAGCGGATCTACGGCGACTGGACGAGCCCCGGCTCCGCCAAATGGCGGGACGAACTCCTCGCCAAGTCGATCACGCCGATTCAGCAGTTCGCCAACGTCACCGGGAAAAACGCGACGGATTCGGCCCTGATCATCGACGCCATGGACATTCTCTACGGCGGGATGGTGGACGGCTTCTGCATCGTGTCCAGCGATTCCGACTTCACCCGGCTGGCGAGCCGGCTCCGGGAATCGGGGATGCGGGTCATCGGCATGGGCGAAGAAAAGACCCCTCAGTCTTTCCGGAACGCCTGCACGAAGTTCATCCGCCTGGAAAATATTTTAGACACCTACGAACAGGACATCGGCGACGAACCCGAAGAGGCGGCGAGCGAAACGTCGGGAAAACGCCACCGGACTTCCCGGAAATCCCTAGAGAACACCATTGCGACCATCATCACGGAAAACGCCAACAAGGGCAAGACCACGGGCCTCGGCGAGGTGGGCAGCCGCCTGAACAACAAGTATCCGGATTTTGACGTCCGGGATTACGGCTACTCCCTGCTTTCGAAATTCCTCGAAGAATCCAGCCGGTTCACGGTGAACAAGACCGGCCGGTCCCAGACGGTGGCCCTCGCGGAAGAAAACGACACTGAACGCCAGGTGACCGCCTTTATTGTGAAGAAAGTGAAGGCCGCGGGCAAAGCCGGCATCGAGCTCGGCTACCTCGGCAATCTGGTCCACGCCGCCTTTCCGGGATTCAGCTGGAAGGACAAAGGCTATTCGAAGTTTTCAAAATTTGTGCAGCACATCCGGTCGGTGAACATCGTGGACGATACCCACGGGGGCCGGGCCGTGTGCCGAAAATCCAAACAGGAGAAAAAATGA
- a CDS encoding 3'-5' exoribonuclease YhaM family protein — protein sequence MQNIDLSKVKKGDSLLGYLFIKSQTVKTSANGSRYFNMTLTDRHFNGMNAKMWDVQPVDEDEFVEGKLVKIKAKVQEYNNNLQIIVNRMRLTNEGDDVSVNEFVETAPADIDAMYQDLLDTIAGFKNQDLKTLVGTMIQDKKAALMYFPAAKRMHHAYKGGLLFHTWSMLRDAKALAPLYPFLDADLLYAGVMLHDLGKSVEMLSDENGSVSDYSKEGKLLGHIITGVVAIDEYGKKLGTDPEIVLELKHMVLSHHYEPEYGSPVKPMFAEAEMLHYLDVIDARMNTMEKVQSNTKAGDFSEKIWGLEGIQVYHKPDGPEGDA from the coding sequence ATGCAGAATATCGATTTATCGAAAGTCAAAAAAGGAGACAGCCTCCTGGGCTATTTGTTCATCAAATCCCAGACCGTGAAGACCTCGGCCAACGGCAGCCGTTATTTCAACATGACCCTCACCGACCGCCATTTCAACGGCATGAACGCCAAAATGTGGGACGTTCAGCCCGTGGACGAAGACGAATTTGTCGAAGGCAAGCTTGTCAAAATCAAGGCGAAGGTTCAGGAATACAACAACAACCTTCAGATCATCGTCAACCGGATGCGCCTGACCAACGAAGGGGACGACGTCAGCGTCAACGAATTTGTGGAAACGGCCCCGGCGGACATCGACGCCATGTATCAGGACCTGCTTGACACCATCGCCGGCTTTAAAAATCAGGATCTGAAAACCCTCGTCGGCACGATGATTCAGGACAAGAAAGCCGCCCTCATGTATTTCCCCGCAGCCAAGCGCATGCACCACGCCTACAAGGGCGGGCTGCTGTTTCACACCTGGTCCATGCTCCGGGACGCCAAGGCCCTGGCGCCCCTGTACCCGTTTCTCGACGCGGACCTGCTCTACGCCGGGGTGATGCTCCACGATTTGGGCAAATCCGTGGAAATGCTCTCTGATGAAAACGGCTCGGTTTCGGATTATTCGAAGGAAGGCAAGCTCCTCGGCCACATCATCACCGGGGTTGTCGCCATCGACGAATACGGGAAAAAGCTCGGCACCGACCCGGAAATCGTGCTGGAGCTCAAGCATATGGTGCTGTCCCACCACTACGAACCGGAATACGGCTCGCCGGTGAAGCCGATGTTCGCCGAAGCGGAAATGCTCCACTACCTGGATGTCATCGACGCCCGGATGAACACCATGGAAAAGGTTCAGAGCAACACCAAAGCCGGGGATTTTTCAGAAAAGATCTGGGGCCTCGAAGGGATTCAGGTCTATCACAAGCCCGACGGCCCTGAAGGTGACGCATGA
- a CDS encoding 4'-phosphopantetheinyl transferase family protein codes for MGSDPAVRVYAAPRRRLRHGVRRYAEFILRGVYHRNDPLEIGPWGKPEVPQNGDPLYFSGSDSGQWVICAFADRPIGVDLQEIKKDPHISKTARRMFDLSGENRVLRAPRRWRPRVFAEAWTQREAVMKWSGRGFNLPMKTIVIDGSRVTGPADCEGLSLFAIPGFDENRYAACLCGAYKEKPQIEVIWD; via the coding sequence ATGGGAAGTGATCCTGCCGTCCGGGTGTACGCCGCGCCCCGGCGGCGTCTGCGCCACGGCGTGCGCCGCTACGCAGAATTTATTTTGAGAGGGGTGTATCACCGAAACGATCCCCTTGAAATCGGCCCTTGGGGCAAGCCGGAGGTGCCCCAGAACGGCGACCCCCTGTACTTCAGCGGTTCTGATTCCGGCCAGTGGGTGATCTGCGCTTTCGCAGACCGGCCCATTGGCGTCGACCTCCAGGAAATCAAAAAGGACCCGCACATTTCAAAGACGGCCCGGCGGATGTTTGACCTTTCAGGAGAAAACCGGGTGCTGCGCGCGCCGCGGCGCTGGCGGCCCAGGGTTTTCGCAGAAGCGTGGACCCAGCGGGAAGCGGTGATGAAATGGAGCGGCCGGGGGTTCAACCTGCCCATGAAAACCATCGTCATCGACGGCTCCCGGGTCACCGGGCCGGCGGACTGCGAAGGCCTGTCGCTGTTTGCCATTCCCGGCTTTGACGAAAACCGCTACGCAGCGTGTCTGTGCGGCGCGTATAAAGAAAAACCCCAGATCGAGGTGATCTGGGATTAA
- a CDS encoding metallophosphoesterase, with protein sequence MAGSGMTDAFSRVFVTGDIHGTNDLYKLSVFADRMEDALCADPAPKLMLVCGDFGAIFDPKPGGDWERALRAVYRSFYERCGLVVATCLGNHENYDRIYHELPERAWCGGKVYTMDGSRGPFYLQNGGYYTVSAAKGDFSVLVMGGAPSADRKTRIPHKSWWPDEIPSRAMLKTALDNLDRHGGYADYILTHTLPYKLQKRVFDKPFSPRGIRTPKVAKMLQRIADRAKWKQWFAGHHHKDLTLPEAKTTLLYNAILELDV encoded by the coding sequence GTGGCAGGCTCAGGCATGACCGACGCTTTCAGCCGGGTGTTTGTCACCGGCGACATCCACGGCACCAACGACCTCTACAAGCTTTCGGTCTTCGCCGACCGGATGGAAGACGCCCTGTGCGCCGACCCGGCGCCGAAGCTCATGCTCGTCTGCGGGGATTTCGGCGCTATTTTCGATCCCAAGCCCGGGGGCGACTGGGAACGGGCGCTCCGGGCGGTGTACCGGAGCTTCTACGAGCGCTGCGGCCTCGTGGTGGCCACCTGCCTCGGCAACCACGAAAATTACGACCGCATCTATCACGAGCTTCCCGAACGGGCGTGGTGCGGCGGCAAAGTGTACACCATGGACGGCAGCCGAGGGCCTTTTTATCTTCAAAACGGCGGCTATTACACGGTTTCGGCGGCCAAGGGGGATTTTTCCGTCCTCGTCATGGGCGGCGCCCCGAGCGCAGACCGGAAGACCCGGATTCCCCACAAAAGCTGGTGGCCTGACGAAATTCCGAGCCGGGCCATGCTCAAGACGGCCCTTGACAATTTAGACCGCCACGGCGGCTACGCCGACTACATCCTGACCCACACCCTGCCTTACAAGCTCCAGAAGCGTGTGTTCGACAAGCCTTTTTCGCCCCGGGGCATCCGCACCCCGAAGGTGGCCAAAATGCTCCAGCGCATCGCCGACCGGGCCAAATGGAAGCAGTGGTTCGCCGGCCACCACCACAAGGACCTCACCCTGCCCGAAGCGAAGACCACCCTGCTTTACAACGCGATTCTGGAACTCGATGTATGA
- a CDS encoding homoserine O-succinyltransferase: MPILVQNDLPAKKILESENIFVMDERRAHTQEIRPLSICILNLMPLKEATELDLLRVLSNFPIQTQITLMKTESWEAKHTKASHLNKFYETFSDLKDQYFDGLIITGAPIEKMAFEEVQYWPEMEKIFEWSKTHVFTTMHLCWGAQAGLYYHHGVNKYMLPKKLSGVYKHRVVHRKKMLMRGMDDYFYMPHSRYTGIDEKAVAENPELYVCAEGEEVGPTVILAYSSRQIFITGHSEYDRMELDSEYKRDIGRGESPELPVNYYPDDDPTKEPMLLWRATSNCLYTNWLNFMYQETPYDLTQLWPVEEDSYTCCENEEK, translated from the coding sequence ATGCCGATTTTAGTTCAAAACGATTTGCCGGCGAAAAAAATCCTCGAAAGCGAAAACATTTTCGTGATGGATGAACGCCGGGCGCACACCCAGGAAATCCGGCCCCTGAGCATCTGCATCCTCAATCTGATGCCCCTCAAGGAAGCCACGGAACTGGATCTGCTCCGGGTGCTGTCCAATTTCCCGATCCAGACCCAGATCACGCTGATGAAGACGGAAAGCTGGGAAGCCAAGCACACGAAGGCCTCCCATTTGAATAAATTCTACGAAACTTTCTCGGACTTGAAAGACCAGTATTTCGACGGGCTCATCATCACCGGGGCGCCCATCGAAAAAATGGCCTTTGAAGAAGTGCAGTACTGGCCGGAAATGGAAAAGATTTTCGAATGGTCCAAGACCCACGTCTTCACGACGATGCATTTGTGCTGGGGCGCCCAGGCCGGGCTGTACTACCACCACGGCGTCAATAAATACATGCTGCCGAAAAAACTGTCCGGCGTGTACAAACACCGGGTGGTGCATCGGAAGAAGATGCTCATGCGCGGCATGGACGATTATTTCTACATGCCCCATTCCCGCTACACCGGCATCGACGAAAAAGCCGTGGCGGAAAATCCCGAGCTCTACGTCTGCGCTGAAGGCGAAGAAGTAGGCCCGACGGTGATCCTCGCCTACTCTTCCCGGCAGATTTTCATCACCGGCCATTCGGAGTACGACCGGATGGAACTGGACAGCGAGTACAAGCGGGACATCGGCCGGGGCGAATCCCCCGAGCTGCCGGTGAATTATTATCCCGACGATGACCCGACGAAGGAGCCGATGCTGCTGTGGCGGGCGACGTCCAACTGCCTGTACACCAACTGGCTCAATTTCATGTATCAGGAAACCCCTTACGATTTGACCCAGCTGTGGCCTGTGGAAGAAGACAGCTATACCTGCTGCGAGAATGAAGAAAAATAG